The genome window TGCCGACTTCGGACTGGCCCGTCTGTACTTCCCTGAAGAGGAGTCGCGCCTTTATTCGCCTCAGGTCTCAACCCGATGGTATCGGGCTCCAGAGATTCTCTTTGGCAGTCAGAAGTATGGAACCGGAGTGGATATGTGGGCGGCAGGTGAGCGCTGACACTTTGATGGACTTACATATATCCTTATGGCTAATATTATCGTTATCCAGGCTGTGTAGTAGCGGAGATGCTACGCGGTGTGCCTCTGTTTGCGGGAACCACCGACATCGAGCAATTGGCAATCATCATTCGCACTTTGGGCAGCCCACGTCTGAATCAGTGGCCGGAGCTGACTTCCCTGCCGGATTACAGCAAGATACGGTAGGTATTCTTCCCGTCTATGATTATCAGTAATATTCTATATCTTCAAGTAGATTTCCCAACTCCGTGGGCATTCACTGGGACAACTTGTTTCCCAGCTGCACACATGCGGTGGAAATCAATCTGGTCTCGAATCTGGTGGTCTACAATCCCAAAAACCGACTCAAGGCCAGCGAGGTGGGTTCTGCTTCAAGATTGAGACCGGTTAGGTATTATAATTGGTAAATTCTATATTTCTCAGGCCGTCGAGCATGACTATTTTCACTAATTATAAGACTATTTACACGGACATTGCTAGCAACTAAGAGTTTTCCGATTCTTTGAATCTGCAAGGGAGAATGAGTGAGATTAATTGAGAAAGTGAAGGATTATGATCATCAGGACACCTACTTGCACTTGAGGCATGTGAAGAACACCGTCTGGCCCTCGTCCGCCGATCGAAGCTGCAGGGTCGCATAGGACATCTTGTCGTGGTTGCACTTGGGACACTTCCTCTCCACGACGGGCCCATCCGCGTCCGATTCCGACTCCCTTTTCGTCCTGTTGAACACCTTACTGGGGTCGTAGGTGTTAAAGTGTATGGTAAACTCGGCCTTCTCGCCGCTGTAAACTATTTCTAAgtgttaaataaattaaacaaaggtGTAATTTCTGGATTTACCATCTGGCTGAAACTCCTGCTTGCAGTTGCAGCAAATCACATTGCCCTTGACTTGCAGCTCGGGCAGAATGGAGCCGCAGGAGGGACAAAAGCCCGGACAATTGGAAAATATATCCATGCCACCAAATATACAAGcgtaaataaaaatcaaaatacaaaaaaccgCACGTGCTATTTAGGATTTCAGTATGAACGTAACTGAACCGTTTGAACTATACCACAgggtaataaaaatatactagattCATATACCAAATTCATAAGGGTGGAAAACTAGGATAAGACTGGTTGAAAACATTGATGAAACGGGTGGAGCCGTTTACCCGTTTCGATCACCGGTTCTTATAAAGAATCTATTTTCAAAATGGTATTTGAAATTAATAGCCAATATTACGTAATGAAAACAGTTAGATTTTAATAGCcaatattaatttatgaaaACAGTAAGATTTTTACTTTTATCTTCATTTtgta of Drosophila mauritiana strain mau12 chromosome 3R, ASM438214v1, whole genome shotgun sequence contains these proteins:
- the LOC117143909 gene encoding cyclin-dependent kinase 20 → MEDYAPSRYKMLEKIGEGVHGCVFKAIDLQRNKEVAIKKVALKNKFGNIALNTLREIKTLQLCKSEYILDIIDIYPDLTGLSLVLEYQPDTLYNRLKSEVNPLSRQQVRKFAHQMFKGIAYLHDAGLMHRDIKPANLLISDTDMLKIADFGLARLYFPEEESRLYSPQVSTRWYRAPEILFGSQKYGTGVDMWAAGCVVAEMLRGVPLFAGTTDIEQLAIIIRTLGSPRLNQWPELTSLPDYSKIRFPNSVGIHWDNLFPSCTHAVEINLVSNLVVYNPKNRLKASEVGSASRLRPVRYYNW
- the LOC117143910 gene encoding DNA-directed RNA polymerase I subunit RPA12, with product MDIFSNCPGFCPSCGSILPELQVKGNVICCNCKQEFQPDVYSGEKAEFTIHFNTYDPSKVFNRTKRESESDADGPVVERKCPKCNHDKMSYATLQLRSADEGQTVFFTCLKCKFKESENS